The stretch of DNA CGTCACGGTGGCGGTCGCCTACGACGAGGCCTTCAACTTCTACTACAACGATCTCTTCGACGTCCTGCACGCCGGCGGGGCCGAGATCCGCACCTTCAGCCCGGTCCACGACCCCCTGCCCGCGGCCGACGGCTACATCGTCGGCGGCGGCTATCCCGAGATGCACGCCCCGGCGCTCGAGGCGAACGACCGGTGCCGGGAGGCGCTGAAGGAGGCCGCGGCAAACGGCGTGCCCATCTACGCCGAGTGCGGCGGGCTCATCTACCTCACCGAGCGGCTGGTCCTGCGGGCCGGGTGGCAGGGGCGGGAGCGAGAGGAGACCTGCACCATGTGCGGGGTCTTTTCAGGCGAGACCGTGATGCCGGCCCACCGCACCCTCGGCTACGTGGAGGGGCGGGCCGGGGCTGCGTGCCCCTTCGGCGAGGGGGCGTTCCGGGGCCACGAGTTCCATTACTCAGAGGTGCGGCTCGCGCCGGAGACGACGTTTGCCTACACCCTCTCCCGCGGCACCGGGATTAAGGGGGCGCTGGACGGGGCGGTGACCGAACAGACCCTGGCAAGTTACACGCACCTCCACCCGGCGGCGAGTGCCGACTTTTTCCGTGGTTTTCTTCAGGCGTGCAGGCAGGGGCCGCGCTCCTGAAGCCGAACCATAAAATACTATATCAATCCTGCGCCAATACTCTCTTTATGATTATCTACCTGGACGGGGCGTTCGTCCCTGAGAGCGAGGCGAAGGTCTCGGTCTTCGACCACGGCCTTCTCTACGGCGACGGCGTTTTTGAGGGGATCCGCGCCTATGACGGCCGCGTCTTCAGGCTGGACGAGCACATCGACCGGCTCTACGACTCGGCGAAGACGATCGACATGAAGGTCCCGATCACGAAGGAGGAGTTCAAGGAGGCGCTCCTCGAGGTCTTGCGGAGGAACAACCTCAGGGACGCCTATATCAGGCCGGTCGTCACCCGGGGCAAAGGAGACCTGGGCCTCGACCCGCGGAAGTGCCCGAAGCCGACGATCTTCATCATCGCCACCAGCTGGGGCGCGATGTACGGCGACCTCTACGAGAAGGGGCTCACCGCCGTCAGCGTCTCCGTCCGGAGGAACCCGGCCGAGGCCCTCCCGCCGAACGTGAAGAGCCTGAACTACTTGAACAACATCCTGGCGAAGATCGAGGCGAACTATAAGGGCGGGGACGAGGCGATCTTCTTCGACACCCACGGCTATGTCGCCGAAGGCTCGGGGGACAACATCTTCGTCGTCAAGGACGGCGTCATCGCCACCCCGCACACCCTCAACAACCTCAGGGGCGTGACCAGGAAGGTGGCGCTCGAGGTCGCCGCCTCACTCGGGATCGGTATCGAGGAGCGGAACCTTGGTTACTTCGACCTCTATACGGCCGACGAGGTCTTCGTCACCGGTACCGCCGCCGAGGTGGCGCCGATCACGAAGATCGACGGCAGGATCGTCGGCGACGGACACCCGGGCCCGGTCACCAGGCAGTTGATGGCCGGATTCTCTGCGGTGACCGCAAAGGAAGGCACCCCGATCTTCTGAGGTTCTCCCCCATCCTTTTTTATCCGATTGTGCCGTTCGATCACCCATGGACCATCCGATCACCGTTGACAGCGATGCCTGCACGCGCTGCGGCATCTGCATGGAGATCTGCCCGATGGGGATCATCGCGCAGGACGGGCCCGACGATCTGCCGCGCCTCGTTCCCGGCGGCGAGGCGGTGTGCAGCCGTTGCGGCCACTGCGAGGCCGTCTGCCCGGCCGGGGCGGTCTCGGCCCTGTACCCGGCCTCAGGGCCGCAGCATCTTCCCGGGGGGTCGGCGGCGATCGCCCCCGCGGACCTTGCGGCCTACCTGCGGGCCCGCCGGACGGTCCGCCGGTACCGGGAGGCGTGCGTGGATAAGGAGACGGTCGAGGCCCTGCTCGACGTGGTGAGGTTCGCACCCTCCGGGATGAACGGTCAGCCGGTCCACTGGCTCGTCGTCCACGACCCGGCCGAGGTGCGCCGCCTCGCGGGGCTTGCGATCGCGTGGATGCGGGAGGCGAGTCGGGCCGGCCACCCCATGGCCGATCTCTTCGGGGTGCTGGTGCGGACCTGGGACGCGGGCGTGGACCAGATCTGCCGGGGCGCCCCGCACCTGGTCGTCGCCCACGCCGATGCGAAGGACCCGATGGCCTACACCGACAGCATCATCGCCCTCGCCTGGCTCGAGGTCGCCGCCCCGTCCTTCGGCCTGGGGACCTGCTGGGCCGGGTTCTTCCAGATCGCCGCCGCGTCCTCGCCGGCGCTCCTTGAGGCGCTCGGCCTGCCCGAGGGGCACGCGCCGCAGTATGCGATGGCCCTGGGCTACCCGGCGTACCGGTTCCCCCGCGTGCCAGGCCGGGAGCCGGTGCGGGTCACCTGGCGGTGAGGCCGGCGCACCCCGCTTTTTCCGGGAGAAGGAGAGCGGCCGGCATATAAGGGCGGCCAGGCGCCGGCCGAAGGTTTAAGTACCAGGATCCGGATATATAGTATAGCATTTCTGCTGCCATAGTGTAGTGGCCAATCATGTCGGCCTTTCACGCCGACGACTGGGGTTCGAATCCCCATGGCAGCACTCTTTTTCTCAACGCTTCCCCGAGAACCTGACGTTTCAGGATCCAGAACTTCGCCGACATCTTTGAAACCGTCATCAGGAGGTCAAACCATCGACTTCCCTTCGCGTGAGCGTTCAGCACCGCACCCACCGCCGCGAAAACTCCCCGCACAAAAAAAGAAAAATTAGGTCCGCCTGAGCAGCAGGAAGCCCGCCGCGCCGATCGCGACGACAATGAGCACGACCGCCGCAACCGGGAGGGGTTCGGCCGCTCCAGCAACCGGTTCATCCTCCGCAGGCGCCGCGGTTCCGGCTGTCCCGGTCACGGCCGCCAGAGGTGCTCCGGTCTCAGGGGCGTCCACCGGGGCCGGGGTCGTCTCCACCGGGGTTATCGTGGTGTCGGGCGTGACGACCGGGACCGCACCTCCACTCCCACCGCCGCCGGGCGACGGTTTCGGCGCCGCGCCGAAGAGGCCGAAGGTCGAGAAGTGGTCGGTCTCGCCCCAGGCGACGTTCGCAGCGGTGTCGACGCCGCCGGGGAGCTGCTCCCAGGCGCCGGTCGTGCTCCACCAGTAGACCCTGATGGAGGACTCATCGATCCCGACGACGTCGGCGTCGGTGTAGTGGACCCGCACGATCACCGTCTGGATGTTGTCATTCCCGATCGTGCTCGTGATCTCGGCAAACCGACCGACATCGCGGGTGCCCGGGGGGACGGGCTGGTCGTCCGGGGACGACGTGAAGAGGGTGAAGACGATCGTCTCGCCCTGGAAGTCCCCGGTCGTCGTCAGGACCGCCGAAGCCCCGCCGCCGTCGACGATAACCGACTGACCGCCGGTGGCGTTGACCGGCCGCGTCGTGCTCTCCTCGGGCCGCTCCTTCGGCAGGGCCGCGCTCGCCGTCAGGGTCAGGTTTGTGACGCCGCCGCTCTCAAAGAGCGCCGACTCCACCGCACGCACGCCGTCGATATAGAAGGTGATGTTCTTGCCCGGCTGCAGGGCGGGCGTCCAGACGACGAGTTTTGCGCCGCCGCCGTACGCCGTCCCGTACACTCCGGTCGGACCGACCAGGATCGTCCCGGCCTCGTTCCCCTCCACCGATGCGACGATGATCGAACCGGCCGGGGCATTCGAGCCGTCCGGGCCATAGACCTGCCCATAGAAGGCATGGGGGATCGTCGACGGGGCGCCCTCGCTCGCGAGCGCCGGGGCGACCAGGAGGCTCGCGGCGATGATGAGCGCCGCGATGATTGCGTGTGCTGGTATTCGCGTCATGATTGCCTCACAGGTTCCACGCCCATTCGGGCATGGGGAGAGGGGTGGTGGAGAACCCGGCAAGGGTGGCGGGGTTCTCCATATAGACCCAGTAGCCGCAGGTGGCGTCCATATCGGGTGCATCGTCCCCGCGGGTGAAGACCCAGGACTCGGGGTTGATCGACGGCGAGACGACGACGGTGTATCCGTCGCGGCCGTCAGGGGTGTACGCGACGGTGGTCAGGGCTGTCGTGACCGACGTCCCGTAGGGCTCGCCCCACCAGAAGTACGCCTGGCCGATCGGCTCAGGGAGACCGACCAGGGCATAGGCCGGGCCGACCAGGTTCCACCCTGCCTCGAGGGTGCGGGTCGGCGGGCTCGTGACCTCCGGGCTGATCCGGACCGGCAGGCGGTCGTAGTCGTTCATCCTGACGTACACAGCATCGAGCGGGTTGATCGTGCTCGCATCGGTCACCTGGACCCAGCGCCCGGCACCGGCGTCCCAGGCATAGGCGACGGCGTAATCGAGGCCGTCGCCGAGGCCGGTGGCCGCCCCCCAGGTGGCGTTCTCAAGGGCCAGCGGGAACGAGAGGGTGTTCCATCCGGGCTCAAGCCCGGTGCGGTAACCGTCGCCGCCGATGAAGGGCGACCCGATCTCAAGCCCGAAGTACGACTTCCCGGTCTCCAGGACGACGTCCGCCGGCCTGGTCAGCCAGGGCTCGTACAGGGCGGCGCCGTAGACCGGGCTCCCTGTTCCGGGGCCGGTGCCAGACGGCCCGCTGGCGTCGCCCCACCAGTTGTGGGTGGCATAGGGCTCGTAGACCTCCCCGTCATAGGAGTACGGGAAACCTGCATAGCCGTTGTTGATGGTGTTGAAGGTGGCGTCGCCGCCCACCGAGAGGATACCAAGGTCCAGGCCGATGAGCTGGGTCTCGCCGTCCACCCGGTCGCCCCGGCACATGCCCACCAGGGCTGCCCATGCCTCACCGTCCACGGTGTTCGCGTCGATATACGAGGGGTTCAGGCTGACGATGCCGACGTTGATCACCCCGATAACGCCGAGAATACCGGCGTCTTCGAGGAGCTCCTCAGTCGCCGCCTCGACAGTTCCTTCGGCGTTCGCCGCCGTGAAGACGGTGTTGTTCGTGATGCACGAACGCAGGGTCACGATACCCCCGGAGGCGGCGATCCCCAGGTTTGCAGCCCCGGCACCGGGCAGGCCGGAGCCTGCCGCCAGGATGACAGGATCAGAGAGGTCCGTGACCTCTGCAACGGCCATGCTGTTCTGGCTTGCGACGGCGCTGACGGTGTTGTCCAGCACACTGGCCTCGGGTGCGACGATACCGAAACTCGCCGCGGCACCGACCGCCGCAGAGAGGGCATGGGAAGAGCCGTCAAGAGGCGGGTCGAGCAGCATCCCGGCGAGCGAGGCGACGTTGATCTCGTCGGTGACCGAGACCGTGTTGCCCTGGATCACGTCGCCGAAGGCGTCGTCCATCGTGGGAGGAACGGGGGCGTAGGTCCCGGCGTCCAGGATCGTGCCGGCATCGAGGACGATGCCGACGCCCACGCCCGCCGTGGCCGCAACGCTGAGGGCTATCCGGTCCTTTACCAGGGCGACCGCCTCGGCGATCGCCTCCGTGGTCTGCAGGACGGTGATGTTGTTGCCCTGGACCAGGCTCTCATCGCCGTCTGCACAGATACCCGCCGCGAGGAAGAGGTGAGCGGTGCCGGCCGCCGCGTCCGAGGTCTCGATATCGCTTCCAGAGGCGATGTTCAGGTATATGCCGGAGGTGCCCACCTCGACGGTGTTCTCCGCCAGCCTGGCCGCATCGCTCGTCCCGATGATGCCGAAGGAGGTCACGAGACCGGCAGATCCGGCGGCGGCGTCGGGCACATCGGCGTTCTCGCTCTCGGCGACGGCGATCCCGATGCTCGAGGTCAGGACCGAGAAGGTGTTCTCATAGACCTGCGTCTCACCTTCGGCAGTGTAGAGGAGGCCGTAGTTCATCGAGACCGGGACGGCGGCTGCAAGCCTGGTCCCGTTCAGGAACCCGAACAGCTCATCGCTCTCAAGGATCTCCTGGTAACCGGCGATGATCTCGTCCACGCCGGATCCCGCGGGGAAGAGGCCGTCGGTCTCGGCATAGAGTGCAAGGGCGTCGGCGTCGCCGTTGATGACGGCGTCGGTGATCGCCGCCCTCTCCTCTACGGAGAGGTTCTGCCACGCATCGCCGTTCTCGTCGATGAGGCTGAGGACAGCGGCCTGCTGCATCTGTTCGCCGGCAAAGGCCTGCTCGATGAGCCCGAGCGGCATGGCACCCTCACAGAGTGCCGCCGCCTCCTCCTCTCCGACCGGCAGGCTGGATACAAGGGAGAGGGCGTTCAGGGAGACCGGGACGATGTTGCGGCAGACCGTCGGGTCCACGACGTCTTCGAGGACGATGCCGGCCGTCACCGTGCGGACCTGGGCGAGGCACACCTCGTCGATACGGGGTTCGAAGGCAAGGGCGCTGCTCAGATCGACGTCCAGGCCTTCAACCTCCTCGAAGGCGGAGAGAGCAGAGGCGCGGTTCTCCTTTGCATCCATCACGGCGGCGTACCTGGCCTGAAGGTCGCTGTTATCCGCAAGGGCGTCGCCGAACACGCCGGAGAGCGGACCAAGAAACGTCATGCTCTGCGCCGAAACAGAGACCGCGTTCCCGTCGACTACCGGGCTCTGGACGGGTTCATCCCACCAGCCCCGGACAGAGATGCCGGTCATCATGAGTTCGCCGGCGATGCCCGCAAAGGGTTCGTCCGGCGTCCCCCCGTCATGGGCGAACACGCCGCCGAAGGTCTCGACGACATTCTCCAGGATCTCGGGTTCGTCGCTCTCATAGACATCGATGCCGTTTACGCTGCCGGACACCCGGAGCAGGTCGTCATCACCGTCGCGGGTCCGGTCCCGGATCGTCATACTCTCCACGACGGCGACGTTCTCGCTCACCCGGCACGCGTCGCACTCCTCGAGATAGATGCCCTCGACCGCCACGCGGCAGGTCTCGGGCGACCCGCTGGCAGAGAGGGTATAGGAGATGTCGTTCCTGGTGACCTGGGCCCTGACGGATTCAAAGGCCGTGATGCCGGCCGGTCTCATCCGCCCGTCGTTCCCGCCGGTGCTGGCGCATTCTACCTCCACAGAGACGGTATTGTTGAGGACCCGCCCCTTCTCGGCCCAACCGAGACGGATGCCGACCGGCTGGACGATGCTGGATACGGTGCTGATCTCGACGGTGTTGCCCTCGATGAGGGTGAGGTCGCCGGCGCCGTGGATGCCGAGCGTCCGGGTTCTGTTGGGTGCAAGCCCGACGACGGTGACCTCATTCTCGATGATTGAGGCACTTTCCGAGTCGCAGGACCTGATCCCCCATACGTCGGCAGAGACGTAGACCCCTTCAACCTCGTCGCCGAGACCCATGGAGACGACCTGGTTGCCCTCGACGAGAACAGAGGGGCTCTCCAGGACCGTGACACCGTCGGGCGCCAGTGATAGGTACTGCTCCTCTTCTATGGTGGAGAGCGGTTTGTTATCCTCAGGAACGAGGGCGGCAAGGACCAGGTTGACGGCGCCCACCTCGACCGGCCCAACCTCCGGGGCCCGTGAGGCGGCAAGGATGCGGTTGTCGCGGACGCGGGCTTCAGGCGCCCTGTCGAGGGTGACACCCATCTGGTGGCCTGATCCCATGACAAGCACCATGTTGTCGCCGATGCAGGCCCCCGCGCCGTCCTCGACGAGAATGCCGCAGGTGTCCGGGGCGGCATCGTTGAGGAGAGAGACGTAGTTGTGCTCGAGGGAGACGGCATCGGCGCCATGGGCGAAGATGCCGATCTCGGTGGCGTTGGCGACCTCAAAACCGCTGAAGGTGACGTTATCCGCGGTGATCTCGACACCGATCGCCTCGCCGGGGACGTCGAGGATCGGTATCCCCTCATCGAGGGCGGTCAGTGCGGAGACGCCCAGGACGCTCATGCTCCGGTCGATCACGAGAGCCTCGCGGTATGTCCCGTTATGGACCCATACCTCGCCGCCCGTCGCCACGCCGTCTATGGCCTCCTGGATGCTGGAGAAGTTTAAGTAACCGTAGTCGGGCGTCTGGTCAGTGTACGATTCGTTCACGGCGACCCTGTCAGGCAGGGCCACCGCAGCTGCCGGTGCCG from Methanofollis liminatans DSM 4140 encodes:
- the ilvE gene encoding branched-chain-amino-acid transaminase produces the protein MIIYLDGAFVPESEAKVSVFDHGLLYGDGVFEGIRAYDGRVFRLDEHIDRLYDSAKTIDMKVPITKEEFKEALLEVLRRNNLRDAYIRPVVTRGKGDLGLDPRKCPKPTIFIIATSWGAMYGDLYEKGLTAVSVSVRRNPAEALPPNVKSLNYLNNILAKIEANYKGGDEAIFFDTHGYVAEGSGDNIFVVKDGVIATPHTLNNLRGVTRKVALEVAASLGIGIEERNLGYFDLYTADEVFVTGTAAEVAPITKIDGRIVGDGHPGPVTRQLMAGFSAVTAKEGTPIF
- a CDS encoding nitroreductase family protein; amino-acid sequence: MDHPITVDSDACTRCGICMEICPMGIIAQDGPDDLPRLVPGGEAVCSRCGHCEAVCPAGAVSALYPASGPQHLPGGSAAIAPADLAAYLRARRTVRRYREACVDKETVEALLDVVRFAPSGMNGQPVHWLVVHDPAEVRRLAGLAIAWMREASRAGHPMADLFGVLVRTWDAGVDQICRGAPHLVVAHADAKDPMAYTDSIIALAWLEVAAPSFGLGTCWAGFFQIAAASSPALLEALGLPEGHAPQYAMALGYPAYRFPRVPGREPVRVTWR
- a CDS encoding autotransporter outer membrane beta-barrel domain-containing protein, which translates into the protein MVKAPGVGILLHPRLLFALMVLFCVMLTAPAAAVALPDRVAVNESYTDQTPDYGYLNFSSIQEAIDGVATGGEVWVHNGTYREALVIDRSMSVLGVSALTALDEGIPILDVPGEAIGVEITADNVTFSGFEVANATEIGIFAHGADAVSLEHNYVSLLNDAAPDTCGILVEDGAGACIGDNMVLVMGSGHQMGVTLDRAPEARVRDNRILAASRAPEVGPVEVGAVNLVLAALVPEDNKPLSTIEEEQYLSLAPDGVTVLESPSVLVEGNQVVSMGLGDEVEGVYVSADVWGIRSCDSESASIIENEVTVVGLAPNRTRTLGIHGAGDLTLIEGNTVEISTVSSIVQPVGIRLGWAEKGRVLNNTVSVEVECASTGGNDGRMRPAGITAFESVRAQVTRNDISYTLSASGSPETCRVAVEGIYLEECDACRVSENVAVVESMTIRDRTRDGDDDLLRVSGSVNGIDVYESDEPEILENVVETFGGVFAHDGGTPDEPFAGIAGELMMTGISVRGWWDEPVQSPVVDGNAVSVSAQSMTFLGPLSGVFGDALADNSDLQARYAAVMDAKENRASALSAFEEVEGLDVDLSSALAFEPRIDEVCLAQVRTVTAGIVLEDVVDPTVCRNIVPVSLNALSLVSSLPVGEEEAAALCEGAMPLGLIEQAFAGEQMQQAAVLSLIDENGDAWQNLSVEERAAITDAVINGDADALALYAETDGLFPAGSGVDEIIAGYQEILESDELFGFLNGTRLAAAVPVSMNYGLLYTAEGETQVYENTFSVLTSSIGIAVAESENADVPDAAAGSAGLVTSFGIIGTSDAARLAENTVEVGTSGIYLNIASGSDIETSDAAAGTAHLFLAAGICADGDESLVQGNNITVLQTTEAIAEAVALVKDRIALSVAATAGVGVGIVLDAGTILDAGTYAPVPPTMDDAFGDVIQGNTVSVTDEINVASLAGMLLDPPLDGSSHALSAAVGAAASFGIVAPEASVLDNTVSAVASQNSMAVAEVTDLSDPVILAAGSGLPGAGAANLGIAASGGIVTLRSCITNNTVFTAANAEGTVEAATEELLEDAGILGVIGVINVGIVSLNPSYIDANTVDGEAWAALVGMCRGDRVDGETQLIGLDLGILSVGGDATFNTINNGYAGFPYSYDGEVYEPYATHNWWGDASGPSGTGPGTGSPVYGAALYEPWLTRPADVVLETGKSYFGLEIGSPFIGGDGYRTGLEPGWNTLSFPLALENATWGAATGLGDGLDYAVAYAWDAGAGRWVQVTDASTINPLDAVYVRMNDYDRLPVRISPEVTSPPTRTLEAGWNLVGPAYALVGLPEPIGQAYFWWGEPYGTSVTTALTTVAYTPDGRDGYTVVVSPSINPESWVFTRGDDAPDMDATCGYWVYMENPATLAGFSTTPLPMPEWAWNL